In the genome of Leptotrichia sp. HSP-536, the window AAGAGAAGCAATTTTGGAAACAAACGAAAGAGATATAAATCAAATTTTTGAAAATATTGTATACATGGAATTATTGCGAAAAGGCTATAACATAAAAATCGGAAAATTGAATAATTTAGAAATAGATTTTGTCTGTACAAAAACAAATAATGAGAAAATTTATATTCAGGTAGCATATTTACTTGCCTCTGAAGATACTATAAAAAGGGAATTTTTACCATTTGAAAAAATTAATGATAATTATCCTAAATATGTAATTTCTATGGACAGGTTTGATATGTCAAGAAATGGGATAAAACATTTGAATATTATTGATTTTTTATTGAAAGACTAAAAAAAATCTGAAAATATTTATAAATTAAAATTTGGGGAAAAAATGGTGTGAATATGATAAAAACTTTATACAAAGAAAAATGTTTGAGGTATTTTATAATCCCTGAAATAATGCTATTGTTTATATTTTTCTTCAAATTTTCAATATTAGTAGTATATGTAATGCTGCCTCTTTATGTTTTTGAAAGTATATTTGATAATATTTTTTTCAATATCCCGTTAATTTGGTTATTATTTAAAATAACAACCATGTATTTTTGTTCTATAAAGTTTGAAAAAATAAATAAAATTGAAGATGAAGAAAAAAAGAAAAAAGAGAAAATTAGATTAAAGATAATAATTTTTTTATTAAATATAGTAGCACTTATTATCTTTTCAATATTTTCTATTGATTTAGTAAACAAAATTTTTGATACATTATTAAGTTTTTAAATGTGAAAGGAGAAATATGGATATTTTAGAAAAAATAAAAATTAAAAGAGACATACAGCTTGAAGAAGAATTAAAGTCTTTTAAGCAGCCATCTTTAAAAAAGGCACTTGATCAAAAGGGAATTCAGATTATTGGGGAAATTAAGAAAGCTTCCCCATCGAAGGGAAAAATTGCGAAAGATGATTTTGATTTGTTAAAACAGGCACAAAGTTATGTGGATAAAGGAGTTTCCGCTTTTTCGATATTGACGGAAAAGGAATATTTTAAAGGAGAGAATGATTTTATAAAAATTGTAAGGGAAAAATTTCCAGAAATGCCGATTTTGAGGAAAGATTTTATTTATACTCCGTTTCAAGTGGCTCATGCTAAGTTTTTGGGGGCTTCGGCAATTTTGCTGATTGTGAGAATGCTGGATGATAAGACGCTTTTGGAACTTCATAAGCTGGCACAGGATTTGGAAATGGATGTTTTAGTAGAAACTCATGATGAAGAGGAAATAAGAAGGGCTTTGAAGATTCCGAGTTTGGAGATTTTGGGGATAAATAACCGAAATTTGAATACTTTTGAAGTTGATATTAGAACTACGGAAAAATTGATAAATGAGATTCCAAGCGATGTTTTAAAAAATTTGACTATTGTAAGTGAAAGTGGATTTTTATCAAAAGAGGATGTGGAGTATGCAGAAAAATTGAACGTGGATGGTCTGTTAATTGGGGAGGCACTTATGAAAGGGCTTCTTTAGAAAGAAAAATAAATTTATGGAAGGAAAAAAATTGGAGAAAAAAGAAAATAATGTGGCAACTGATAATTTCACAGAAAATACTACTAAATTAAAGGTTTGTGGAATTAGGAGCAT includes:
- a CDS encoding indole-3-glycerol phosphate synthase TrpC, translated to MDILEKIKIKRDIQLEEELKSFKQPSLKKALDQKGIQIIGEIKKASPSKGKIAKDDFDLLKQAQSYVDKGVSAFSILTEKEYFKGENDFIKIVREKFPEMPILRKDFIYTPFQVAHAKFLGASAILLIVRMLDDKTLLELHKLAQDLEMDVLVETHDEEEIRRALKIPSLEILGINNRNLNTFEVDIRTTEKLINEIPSDVLKNLTIVSESGFLSKEDVEYAEKLNVDGLLIGEALMKGLL